The sequence below is a genomic window from Harmonia axyridis chromosome 1, icHarAxyr1.1, whole genome shotgun sequence.
CTAGACAAACATTTCCAACTTCAAAATCGTAGAGTTCTATTACTGATTGACAACTGCCCTGCTCATCCAAATATCGATCATCGATTGAAGGCaataaagttgattttttttccacccAATACGACATCAAAATTACAGCCTCTTGATCAGGGAATTataaaaagtttcaaatttcattataaacgcAGGATCTTACAAACAGTACTAGATGGATTTGAGTCCAATGGCACTATCCCCAAAATTGATCTCTTGGATTGCATTCATACGTCGGCGGCAGTGTGGAGAGTAGATTTAACCCAGGAGACTATTCAAAACTGCTTCAGAAAGGCTGGTTTTGGGACACATAACTTCTATGACTATGAAGACGAACTGCCGctatcagaattgaaaaaaattatgaccagTGAACAAAAGGTAGCTTTAGATCTCCAAGAGTCTGTTTTTAAATGTTTGGAGGTATTGAATGCTGATGATAAGGTTTCTTTGGAGGAATATATAAATGTGGACGTGGATCTTATAACAAGTGAAAATCCTTCAGAGGATGAGATCTTGGAATATGTGAACAATAAACAAgaagacttggaaaatttttcagagacCATACCTGAAGATGACGATGAAGATGACAGTGTAGGAGCTGCAAGACAAAAGCCTTCTGACGCTGAAGTTGCTAAAGCAATTGAAACCATTCGGCTTGCGTTTTCAATGAATGAGGCTGCAACTGATGACGATTTAACTCTCATATTCGAAATAAGCAAGAAATTTGAAGCCTATCgtctaaacaataaaacatttagGCAAACTTtaataactgattttttttaattcgttatTGTTTTAAGATCATATTCTAGTTTGGATGATTCAAGTTATCAGAAATGAATTTTAgtttgttatattattattatgaggtaataaattttttttggaaagtatGTGTTGGATATTTCTCTAAGTTGAACTCTCCATAACTCGAACTTTTTTCGCTTTCCCTTCAAGTTtgagttatagaggttcgactGTAATATGAAGAAACTCCTCATTATTTGAGCTTGTCATTCcaattttgaattcatataTGGGATATTACATTGAAAAAAGTGTAATTTTGGTCTAtagctttgttttcgaacactctgtgtatatgaaaataattttaaattgtgctCCGGATTACCCTATacacataaaaaaatatatatttccaaaatatttttatgtacTCACTCTAAAAATGAGGTCCGCGTTTGTGGTGGACCTCAAGATGAGTCCTAACGGGGTCTCGGCTTTTTGTTATTTTGCCTTCTTTgaacaaataattttcaattaattcataacCATTATTTATGGCTTTAAAAAATTTCGGATTGATATCAGTAAATCAGTAAAAAAAGTAACCACACAAAATCAAGGATTATTGAATGAAACTGTGTGCTATTCAAACTTCAAAGAATCTATTTCATGATCATTATGGCGGCATAAACACTGAGACTCATATTTCTCAATAATCTCCATTAATATCGTATACCAGCAGATTCACAGATTTGCCGCCTGTAGGCTATTCAACTTTTGCCGCTTGTGAATTTTGATACCTCAGTTCACAATCATATCAATTAAATTTCTTATGAATAAAATTCTAACTTTACGATTTGTGCACCATCCTCCTCGTTACTGACGTTACATCTATTTTTCCCGAATGGTTAGTATTCATCAGTGTTGAATTCAGGGGGTTGCTTGAGGGTTAATACCCCccgttattatttatttattcagtcaattatttattcattcatttatccatttatttattcattcatttattaattaatttatgtatttattcattggtttatttattcattcttttaatttGTTGGAAAATGCTTAATCATAGTTGTTTTGAAATAGTTTTCGTTAATTCTGTTAattgatattcaattgaattgattCAGAATAGTAAACATTTTTGTAGACCTCAGGAAATAA
It includes:
- the LOC123671363 gene encoding tigger transposable element-derived protein 4-like; its protein translation is MFGVGEMSKPRKLKSLTIGKKLEILKKVENRVNRKIICQEYDIPKSTLCTIIKNKDTIAKFGAEVNNPCVVKRNKPKKKVNTALIKWFEASRKANLPISGPILQQKALDFSRKLGDENFKASSGWLEKFKKRHGVLQKKACGESAAVNQEECDNWIRDVLPTILAPYEADDIFNADETGLFFKCLPDKTLTFKNEKCYGGKLSKERVTLLLAANMSGSEKLKPVIIGKSAKPRCFAGVKCLPLTYYSNKKAWMTSEIFEKWLLNLDKHFQLQNRRVLLLIDNCPAHPNIDHRLKAIKLIFFPPNTTSKLQPLDQGIIKSFKFHYKRRILQTVLDGFESNGTIPKIDLLDCIHTSAAVWRVDLTQETIQNCFRKAGFGTHNFYDYEDELPLSELKKIMTSEQKVALDLQESVFKCLEVLNADDKVSLEEYINVDVDLITSENPSEDEILEYVNNKQEDLENFSETIPEDDDEDDSVGAARQKPSDAEVAKAIETIRLAFSMNEAATDDDLTLIFEISKKFEAYRLNNKTFRQTLITDFF